One window of Cognatishimia sp. WU-CL00825 genomic DNA carries:
- a CDS encoding efflux transporter outer membrane subunit: MKSLLTLASMVFVASCAIVGPNYEPPQIELAKHYAFANSPELENAAFDRWWSTFHDPVLDSYMEQGLTNGLNIKLAQERIIEAQSLFRAAGGKSRLPAQLSGNGTAAVGISETGGVRTESETASLGATFVFDLFGGVARGIEQAGAELDAAFYNAQTVRLAYQSELVAAYIETRYYQTAINLARRSIANRQRTLGLVQERVDANVATVLESSRAEAELSLVRADLPSLQIGFESNAVRLATLLTEPTQSVIKHLQATHKGIPNPTHKFAPGVPANLLRNRPDIMSAERTLAARMAAVGVSEAALYPSLSLGGSIRASSTADNTLQIGPSLTIPLLSRPRLLINRDAAISRAKQAEISWHVTARAAVSEVEQTLSRARNRRTEINALTQASRNYTRLTRLSGESFELGASTLLELLDAQENVSSAANALARARRAYALAIAELSVSTGHGARVGETPAAASTDAVAQLDSTKP; encoded by the coding sequence ATGAAATCTCTTTTGACCCTCGCCTCGATGGTATTCGTGGCCTCCTGCGCCATCGTAGGACCCAATTATGAGCCACCTCAGATCGAGTTGGCCAAACATTATGCCTTTGCCAATTCCCCAGAGCTGGAGAACGCCGCATTTGATCGCTGGTGGAGCACCTTCCACGATCCGGTTCTGGACAGCTATATGGAGCAGGGCCTGACCAATGGGCTGAACATCAAGCTGGCCCAGGAACGTATCATCGAAGCGCAATCGCTGTTCCGGGCCGCCGGCGGCAAAAGCCGCCTGCCCGCGCAATTGTCCGGCAATGGCACCGCCGCAGTTGGCATCAGCGAAACCGGCGGCGTGCGCACCGAGAGCGAAACCGCCAGCCTGGGTGCCACCTTTGTCTTTGATCTGTTTGGCGGCGTGGCCCGTGGTATCGAACAGGCCGGAGCAGAATTGGACGCGGCCTTTTACAATGCGCAAACCGTGCGCCTGGCCTATCAGTCCGAACTGGTCGCCGCCTATATCGAGACCCGCTATTATCAGACCGCCATCAACCTGGCCCGCCGCAGCATTGCCAACCGCCAGCGCACATTGGGCCTGGTGCAGGAACGGGTGGACGCCAATGTGGCCACCGTATTGGAAAGCTCGCGCGCCGAGGCCGAGCTGTCTTTGGTGCGCGCTGATCTGCCAAGCCTGCAAATTGGCTTTGAAAGCAATGCGGTGCGTCTGGCAACCCTGCTGACCGAACCAACCCAATCGGTGATCAAACATCTGCAAGCCACCCATAAGGGCATTCCAAACCCAACCCATAAATTCGCCCCCGGCGTGCCGGCCAACCTGCTGCGCAACCGCCCGGACATCATGTCCGCCGAACGCACTTTGGCCGCCCGCATGGCCGCCGTTGGCGTCAGCGAAGCCGCGCTTTATCCCTCGCTCAGCCTGGGCGGGTCGATCCGCGCCTCTTCCACCGCAGATAACACCCTGCAGATCGGGCCCAGTCTGACCATTCCGCTGCTCAGCCGCCCTCGGTTGCTGATCAATCGGGATGCCGCCATTTCGCGCGCCAAACAGGCTGAGATCTCTTGGCATGTCACCGCCCGGGCCGCGGTCTCTGAGGTCGAACAGACCCTGTCGCGGGCCCGCAACCGACGCACCGAGATCAATGCTTTGACCCAGGCGTCGCGCAATTACACCCGCCTGACCCGCCTGTCTGGGGAATCCTTTGAGCTGGGGGCCAGCACATTGCTGGAACTGCTGGATGCACAGGAAAATGTCTCCAGTGCCGCCAACGCCCTGGCCCGCGCCCGCCGCGCCTATGCTTTGGCCATTGCAGAGCTCTCGGTCTCGACCGGCCACGGTGCCCGGGTGGGCGAAACGCCCGCCGCTGCCAGCACAGATGCGGTGGCGCAATTGGACAGCACAAAGCCCTAA
- a CDS encoding S8 family serine peptidase yields the protein MAIVSPMGSSETVDRLLSDTNTDRSWYFASSSQSHLSMGLEAVWADYTGEGVKIGVVDSQIDFNHKELSAAYDSTLDYNFALETGDISINSKSFGNSHGTMVAGVIAAEGGNGTGSVGIAADATLVGLGIDYSSSNVIDQVVAALRAGAEVDVVNNSWSFSRNFGDNFGRAENAAMAEALEFVAETGRDGLGTSIVFSAGNAGADGSSNYHNFQNSPYSISVGAVEKDGSIWAGSSIGANVLVSAAGDDVYTTTPNNRFTDATGTSFAAPAVSAVIGLMLEANPELGYRDIQQILALSAKREGLSDDPLHGDGWLTNGAGNFNGGGMHFSDSFGYGFVNAHAAVRLAETWTAQQTAANRDTVVIQETSGATMTAGSNDHISFELNVTDAIQVEHVQLSMDLKWANTGDLDIYLTSPDGTTVRLVYAQDDTHYIGGVRNFTFTSVASMGEMGAGDWTVDVYNRNPDATDGSGRPMTGVLGNVTLTLNGDADDHADDTYVYTDEFGSLYNGSDLAERSILNDTDGGTDAINAAAVTSNSIIDLSGNGPTKIAGVTLTVKNPGRIENIFSGDGRDVLTGNAGDNLIEAGRGNDTLHYSAGNDTLNGGSGTDTLSFSVSFNLVSGYFTQAGTFMLGLVDSGLSAVIGIERFTFSNVSYSFAELKNLFGANDEPATAPAATEPPATEPPATEPPATEPPATEPPATEPPATEPPATEPPATEPPATEPPATEPVFDETFVGTSGNDRLRGSRGDDDMSGAAGNDTLYGLNGDDRLNGGAGNDTLLSGGGDDRVLGGSGDDKLAGGAGHDTLIGGADNDVLIGGAGHDSLEGGDGRDKLVGGDGDDFLNGGEGRNVLRGGAGADTFIFDISDAGDMDVIQDFNAAEGDRILVTGLSASGATEAELVVKGGATFLQIDVDGETLRLAKVLGDGIDSLAINQQSDDILIFA from the coding sequence ATGGCAATTGTATCGCCGATGGGATCTTCAGAAACAGTCGACAGGCTGCTGTCTGATACAAACACGGATCGGAGCTGGTATTTTGCAAGCTCGAGCCAGTCACATCTCAGCATGGGCTTGGAAGCGGTCTGGGCGGATTACACCGGCGAAGGCGTCAAGATTGGCGTCGTCGACTCGCAGATTGACTTCAATCACAAGGAACTCTCTGCCGCCTACGACAGCACGCTTGATTACAACTTTGCCCTGGAAACAGGTGACATTTCCATCAACTCCAAGAGTTTTGGCAACAGCCATGGCACCATGGTGGCTGGGGTGATTGCCGCCGAGGGGGGCAATGGCACCGGCAGCGTGGGCATTGCCGCAGACGCCACTTTGGTGGGTCTGGGCATTGATTACAGCAGCAGTAATGTCATCGATCAGGTTGTGGCCGCTTTGCGGGCCGGGGCCGAGGTCGATGTGGTGAACAACAGCTGGAGCTTTTCGCGGAATTTTGGCGACAACTTTGGCCGGGCTGAAAATGCCGCCATGGCAGAGGCGCTGGAATTTGTCGCCGAAACAGGACGCGATGGTTTGGGGACCTCGATTGTTTTTTCCGCGGGCAACGCCGGGGCTGATGGCTCTTCAAATTATCACAATTTCCAAAACTCCCCCTATAGCATCTCTGTTGGCGCGGTTGAAAAAGACGGTTCCATCTGGGCAGGCTCAAGCATTGGGGCCAATGTTCTGGTCTCTGCGGCGGGGGATGACGTTTATACCACCACACCCAACAACCGCTTTACCGATGCCACGGGCACGTCTTTTGCCGCCCCTGCGGTTTCTGCCGTCATTGGCCTGATGCTGGAGGCCAACCCAGAGTTGGGCTACCGCGATATCCAACAAATTCTGGCGCTTTCGGCCAAACGCGAAGGCCTGTCTGATGACCCATTGCATGGCGATGGCTGGCTGACCAATGGCGCGGGCAATTTCAACGGCGGCGGCATGCATTTCAGCGACAGCTTTGGCTATGGTTTTGTGAATGCCCATGCGGCGGTGCGCCTGGCAGAAACCTGGACAGCACAGCAGACCGCAGCCAATCGTGACACGGTGGTGATCCAAGAAACCAGCGGTGCCACCATGACCGCGGGCAGCAATGATCATATTTCGTTTGAGCTGAATGTCACCGATGCCATTCAGGTTGAACATGTGCAGCTGTCGATGGATCTGAAATGGGCCAATACCGGCGATCTGGACATTTACCTGACCAGCCCGGATGGCACCACGGTGCGTTTGGTTTATGCACAAGATGACACCCATTACATTGGCGGCGTGCGCAATTTCACCTTCACCTCTGTGGCCTCGATGGGCGAGATGGGGGCGGGGGACTGGACCGTGGATGTCTATAACCGCAACCCGGATGCCACAGATGGCAGCGGCAGGCCGATGACAGGTGTGCTGGGCAACGTGACCCTGACCCTGAATGGCGATGCCGATGATCACGCAGATGACACCTATGTGTATACCGATGAGTTCGGCAGTCTTTATAACGGCTCGGATCTGGCAGAGCGCAGCATTCTGAACGACACAGATGGCGGCACCGATGCGATCAACGCCGCGGCGGTCACCTCAAACAGCATCATCGATCTGAGCGGCAATGGCCCCACCAAGATCGCCGGTGTGACCCTGACCGTGAAAAACCCAGGGCGGATCGAGAATATTTTCTCTGGGGATGGCCGGGACGTGCTGACCGGCAATGCCGGGGACAACCTGATTGAAGCCGGCCGTGGCAATGACACGCTGCATTATAGCGCGGGCAATGACACGTTAAATGGCGGCTCTGGCACAGACACGCTGAGCTTTTCTGTAAGCTTCAATCTGGTCTCGGGTTACTTCACCCAGGCGGGCACCTTTATGCTGGGTCTGGTGGACAGTGGCTTAAGTGCGGTGATTGGCATCGAGCGCTTTACCTTTAGCAATGTGAGCTATTCTTTTGCCGAGCTGAAAAATCTGTTTGGCGCAAATGACGAACCGGCAACCGCCCCCGCTGCAACAGAACCTCCAGCGACCGAACCTCCGGCCACGGAACCGCCTGCGACAGAGCCTCCGGCCACGGAACCGCCTGCAACGGAACCCCCAGCCACGGAACCACCGGCCACAGAGCCTCCGGCAACGGAACCCCCTGCCACGGAACCGCCTGCGACAGAGCCGGTGTTTGACGAGACCTTTGTGGGCACATCTGGCAATGACCGTTTGCGCGGCAGCCGGGGTGATGATGATATGAGTGGGGCTGCTGGCAATGACACGCTTTATGGTCTGAACGGCGATGATCGCCTGAATGGTGGGGCCGGTAACGACACGCTTCTGAGCGGCGGCGGGGATGACCGTGTTCTGGGCGGCTCTGGCGATGACAAGCTGGCTGGCGGCGCAGGCCATGACACCCTGATCGGTGGCGCGGATAATGACGTGTTGATCGGCGGCGCGGGCCATGACAGCCTTGAGGGCGGCGATGGCCGTGACAAGTTGGTTGGCGGTGACGGAGATGACTTTCTGAACGGTGGCGAAGGGCGCAATGTGCTGCGCGGCGGGGCCGGTGCGGATACCTTTATCTTTGATATCAGTGACGCTGGCGACATGGATGTGATCCAAGACTTTAATGCCGCCGAAGGGGACCGCATTCTTGTGACCGGCCTAAGCGCCTCTGGGGCCACCGAGGCGGAGCTGGTTGTGAAAGGTGGGGCCACCTTCCTGCAGATCGATGTGGATGGCGAAACCCTGCGTCTGGCCAAGGTGCTGGGCGATGGCATCGACAGTCTGGCCATCAACCAACAGTCTGATGACATCCTGATCTTTGCCTAA
- a CDS encoding mannose-1-phosphate guanylyltransferase/mannose-6-phosphate isomerase has translation MITPVLLCGGSGTRLWPLSRKSYPKQFAPLLGDQSLFQSAARRFCAKGFANPLIVTGDSFRFIVTEQLAACEIDPNGILIEPDGRNTAPAAIAAALHLHAQDPEALMLLLPSDHAIPDAALFRDVVNQGAVAAQEGQIVTFGIAPTRPETGFGWLESGAATHPGVTRLTRFIEKPNAATAQKLLKDPNNLWNAGVFLAKASTLIAAFTRHAPDILKTVQPAMTAAKRDLGFCRIDPDLWAKVPEESIDYAIMEKADNVSIARFDGAWSDLGSWEAVWQETPQDEAGNATAGNATAINCENALLRSENEAIELVGIGLKNIVAIAMPDAVLVADLTESQNVKKAVQLLKDKGAKQAVQLPVDHRPWGWFESLVIGGRFQVKRIHVHPGGSLSLQSHQHRSEHWIVVEGTAKVTVDDTVKLVTENQSVYIPLGATHRMENTGKVPMVLIEVQTGSYLGEDDIIRYDDVYARA, from the coding sequence ATGATCACCCCTGTTCTGCTTTGCGGTGGGTCTGGCACACGTCTATGGCCCCTATCGCGCAAAAGCTATCCAAAGCAATTTGCCCCCCTGCTGGGTGACCAAAGCCTGTTTCAAAGCGCCGCCAGACGGTTCTGTGCCAAGGGGTTTGCCAATCCGTTGATTGTCACCGGCGACAGTTTTCGCTTTATTGTCACCGAACAGCTGGCCGCCTGTGAAATCGACCCCAATGGTATTTTGATCGAACCGGATGGGCGCAACACCGCCCCGGCCGCGATTGCCGCCGCCCTGCATCTGCACGCCCAGGACCCCGAGGCCTTGATGCTGCTCTTGCCCAGCGATCACGCGATCCCAGACGCCGCCCTCTTTCGCGATGTGGTCAATCAGGGGGCCGTGGCCGCCCAAGAGGGGCAGATTGTCACCTTTGGCATTGCCCCCACCCGGCCCGAAACCGGCTTTGGCTGGCTGGAAAGCGGTGCCGCCACCCATCCCGGCGTGACCAGGCTGACGCGCTTTATTGAAAAGCCAAATGCCGCCACCGCCCAAAAACTGCTGAAAGACCCTAACAACCTGTGGAATGCCGGGGTTTTCCTCGCCAAGGCCAGCACCCTCATCGCGGCTTTCACCCGGCATGCCCCCGATATCCTGAAAACCGTGCAACCCGCCATGACCGCTGCGAAACGCGATCTGGGGTTTTGCCGCATTGATCCTGATCTCTGGGCCAAGGTGCCCGAAGAATCCATTGATTACGCCATCATGGAAAAAGCCGATAACGTCAGCATCGCCCGCTTTGACGGGGCCTGGTCTGATCTGGGCAGCTGGGAGGCGGTTTGGCAGGAGACGCCCCAAGATGAGGCAGGCAATGCCACAGCCGGCAATGCCACGGCCATCAACTGTGAAAATGCCCTGCTGCGCTCGGAAAATGAGGCCATCGAACTGGTGGGCATCGGTCTGAAAAACATCGTGGCCATTGCCATGCCCGACGCGGTTCTGGTCGCGGATCTGACCGAATCCCAAAACGTGAAAAAAGCCGTGCAGCTTTTGAAAGACAAAGGGGCCAAACAGGCGGTGCAATTGCCCGTGGACCACCGCCCCTGGGGTTGGTTTGAAAGCCTGGTGATCGGCGGACGGTTCCAAGTGAAACGCATCCATGTGCATCCGGGCGGATCCCTCTCCTTGCAAAGCCACCAACATCGGTCTGAACATTGGATTGTGGTCGAAGGCACCGCCAAGGTCACCGTGGATGACACGGTCAAACTCGTGACTGAAAACCAATCGGTCTATATTCCATTGGGCGCCACGCATCGCATGGAAAACACCGGCAAAGTGCCCATGGTCTTGATCGAAGTACAAACCGGCTCTTATCTGGGCGAAGACGATATTATACGCTATGACGATGTCTACGCCAGAGCGTGA
- a CDS encoding sulfotransferase domain-containing protein, which produces MRQFQASFIGIGAQKCASTWLYGVLQQCPEVFVSDEKEVDFFSYYFDRGYEWYERNFASETAHQHRGEISPSYFIHADAPARAAAYNPNLHVFVTLRDPIKRAFSNHLHEARKGHISGVNLTFETALDNNPLYRDQGRYATHLSRWMDHFPREQIHVMFQEEILADRATMARQATDILGLKPLDDFLDLKANESVRYRNAAVGETLWKVGSYARRHGMGRLVETVKSAPGIKQMRNANRESMRDAVVPMAADTEAALTDYYAKEVTQLEALIKRPVPWERFRATETA; this is translated from the coding sequence ATGAGACAGTTTCAAGCAAGTTTTATCGGTATTGGGGCGCAAAAATGCGCCTCCACATGGCTGTATGGCGTCCTGCAACAATGCCCCGAGGTGTTTGTCAGCGACGAAAAAGAAGTTGATTTCTTCAGCTATTATTTTGACCGCGGCTATGAGTGGTATGAACGCAATTTTGCCTCTGAGACCGCGCATCAGCACCGCGGTGAAATCTCGCCATCCTATTTTATCCACGCGGATGCCCCCGCACGGGCGGCGGCTTATAATCCGAATTTGCATGTGTTTGTCACCCTGCGCGACCCGATCAAACGCGCCTTTTCAAACCATCTGCACGAGGCGCGCAAAGGCCATATCAGCGGCGTAAACCTGACCTTTGAAACCGCGCTGGACAACAATCCGCTGTACCGCGACCAGGGCCGCTATGCCACGCATCTCAGCCGCTGGATGGATCACTTTCCGCGGGAACAGATCCATGTGATGTTCCAAGAGGAAATCCTGGCGGATCGCGCCACAATGGCGCGTCAGGCCACCGATATTCTGGGACTGAAACCGCTGGATGATTTTCTGGACCTGAAAGCCAATGAAAGCGTGCGCTATCGCAACGCCGCCGTTGGCGAGACCCTGTGGAAGGTCGGCAGCTATGCCCGCCGTCACGGCATGGGACGTTTGGTGGAAACCGTCAAATCCGCCCCCGGCATCAAACAAATGCGCAACGCCAACCGGGAATCCATGCGCGATGCGGTGGTCCCGATGGCAGCGGATACCGAGGCGGCGCTGACAGACTATTATGCCAAAGAGGTCACCCAGCTTGAGGCATTGATCAAGCGCCCGGTGCCCTGGGAGCGCTTTCGCGCCACAGAAACCGCTTAA
- a CDS encoding phosphomannomutase: protein MPPKFGTSGLRGLVTELTSELVSSYTTSFMRSCATKGVVHVGWDLRPSSPQIAQAVITAVQAQGAKVKVAGAVPTPALALAASQAQQGAIMITGSHIPADRNGLKFYTTQGEISKTDEAAILAGLVPATSAPTLPDIPINADPAAIQAYSDRYVTGFGPQALTGLTIGLYQHSSVARDVMVDIITALGGTAIALGRTDTFTPVDTEAVDPEARAQFQSWCQDHALDALISTDGDADRPMVTDHSGQIVVGDVLGALTAKALGAEVLCTPISSNTMITRMPEFRDIHLTRIGSPYVIAAMQAAQTKDPAAKVVGYEANGGFLLGFSAQGPAGPLAPLMTRDCLLPILCSLHLVQSTGRALAESVAALPQRFTAANRLTEIPTAASAKFLHNLTTDSAARAAFFDTQSAETETDLTDGLRVTFENGDVVHLRPSGNAPELRCYAEADNRDRAEALVTNHLQRLRGKIRL, encoded by the coding sequence ATGCCCCCCAAATTTGGCACCAGCGGCCTGCGTGGCTTGGTCACCGAGCTCACCTCTGAGCTGGTCAGCTCCTATACGACCTCTTTTATGCGCAGCTGCGCCACAAAGGGCGTGGTGCATGTGGGCTGGGATCTGCGCCCCTCTTCACCGCAGATCGCCCAGGCGGTGATCACAGCGGTTCAGGCGCAGGGGGCAAAGGTGAAAGTCGCCGGTGCCGTGCCTACCCCGGCGCTCGCCTTGGCCGCCAGCCAAGCCCAGCAAGGCGCCATTATGATCACCGGCAGCCATATTCCAGCCGATCGCAACGGGCTGAAATTCTACACCACCCAGGGCGAGATCAGCAAAACCGACGAGGCGGCCATTCTGGCCGGTTTGGTCCCGGCCACTTCAGCCCCGACTCTCCCGGACATCCCCATCAATGCAGATCCTGCCGCCATACAGGCCTATAGTGACCGCTATGTCACAGGCTTTGGCCCCCAAGCCCTGACCGGGCTGACCATAGGTCTCTATCAGCACAGCTCGGTGGCGCGCGACGTGATGGTGGATATCATCACCGCCCTAGGCGGCACAGCAATTGCCCTGGGGCGCACCGATACTTTCACCCCGGTTGATACCGAAGCCGTAGACCCAGAGGCCCGCGCGCAATTTCAGAGCTGGTGCCAAGACCATGCGCTGGATGCGTTGATTTCCACCGATGGCGACGCAGATCGCCCGATGGTCACCGACCACAGCGGCCAGATTGTTGTCGGCGATGTTCTGGGCGCGCTGACCGCCAAAGCCTTGGGGGCAGAGGTGCTTTGCACGCCAATTTCCTCTAATACGATGATCACCCGGATGCCCGAGTTCCGCGATATTCACCTGACCCGCATCGGATCGCCTTATGTGATCGCCGCAATGCAAGCGGCGCAGACCAAAGACCCCGCCGCCAAGGTGGTGGGTTATGAGGCCAATGGCGGCTTTCTGCTGGGGTTTTCAGCCCAAGGCCCCGCGGGCCCGCTGGCCCCGCTGATGACCCGCGATTGCCTGCTGCCGATCCTGTGCAGCCTGCATCTGGTCCAAAGCACAGGCCGGGCTTTGGCCGAGAGTGTCGCGGCCCTGCCCCAACGCTTTACCGCCGCCAACCGCCTGACCGAGATCCCCACCGCAGCCTCCGCCAAATTCCTGCATAATCTCACCACCGACAGCGCCGCCCGCGCCGCGTTTTTTGACACGCAAAGTGCCGAAACAGAGACTGATTTGACCGATGGGCTGCGGGTGACGTTTGAAAACGGCGACGTGGTGCACCTGCGCCCCTCTGGCAATGCCCCAGAATTACGTTGTTACGCCGAAGCGGACAACCGCGATCGGGCTGAGGCATTGGTCACAAACCACTTGCAGCGGCTTAGGGGCAAAATAAGGCTCTAA
- a CDS encoding glycoside hydrolase family 16 protein encodes MRMQVMAVLLALVAKTAMAGPDLSGTLPILDESFQQGLNRYDGRSGLWSTLPRRGQLMTNADETVFLDYGVLGAAEDAVLAPLHAVTDEGLALRTVALPDSVKPALRHYMTATGQGKRADKIRFASGEITTAHTWAQTYGYFEVQARIPRGKGRWPAFWMTFAGIGWPPEIDIFEAYGAGIGTRTKKDNTFNTAVFFDTFDADQNPTHSVGIKNPFAATAEGRTPKVRKRGNRNIYNFHQIQKPRADFGANIYDDFHTYAALWTAEHVIFYFGKTRDDLQEIYRTPTPEDVHEPMFLIANDQFTARGGWWGADEKTLKETLDPENAFMLRNITVRALQPAVTLRMQDGDLVKDPRGTTILDTKGDDVIVPGGGFDVLSLSGGQDLLRLRRDRHNKIILGFGPDDRLLLEGYPFEDAADALSRLTQVGEDVWLPSGADPAWPHTLIFRDTQVDRFDAAQFEVVWPIGRDIWVAEAARATRPEFDQDNDGKLAAKGPGAWLNDRSAPVQITGSLGTDRFIVSHRETRITEPEKGGIDTLITWVDYTVPQHIERAIARGDNTRLRGGGPFGQRLEAEATRVFLVGGTGNDLYVIAPAAKFVTVNISANGGHDRLRGFGAGHRLAIASQLRARSDQWQLFTDPEGMRVDFGDNQSLLVEDIDHATLKRLLGLS; translated from the coding sequence ATGCGTATGCAAGTGATGGCAGTGCTTTTGGCACTGGTGGCAAAAACCGCGATGGCAGGCCCTGACCTGAGCGGCACGCTGCCCATTCTGGACGAAAGCTTTCAACAGGGGCTCAACCGGTATGACGGGCGCTCTGGCCTGTGGTCCACCCTGCCCCGGCGCGGTCAGTTGATGACCAATGCTGATGAAACCGTCTTTTTGGATTACGGCGTGCTGGGGGCGGCCGAAGATGCGGTGCTGGCACCGCTGCATGCGGTGACCGACGAGGGGCTGGCCCTGCGCACCGTGGCCTTGCCTGACAGCGTGAAACCCGCCCTGCGCCATTATATGACGGCCACAGGTCAGGGCAAACGCGCCGATAAGATCCGGTTTGCCAGCGGTGAAATCACCACCGCCCATACCTGGGCCCAGACCTATGGTTATTTTGAGGTTCAGGCCCGTATTCCCCGGGGCAAAGGCCGCTGGCCTGCCTTTTGGATGACCTTTGCCGGCATTGGCTGGCCCCCCGAGATCGATATCTTTGAGGCCTATGGGGCCGGGATCGGCACGCGCACCAAAAAGGACAATACCTTTAACACCGCGGTGTTTTTTGACACCTTTGATGCGGATCAGAATCCCACCCATAGCGTGGGGATCAAAAACCCCTTTGCCGCCACCGCCGAAGGCCGCACTCCCAAGGTGCGCAAACGCGGCAATCGCAACATCTATAACTTCCATCAAATCCAAAAACCGCGGGCGGATTTTGGGGCCAATATCTATGATGATTTTCACACCTATGCGGCGCTGTGGACCGCCGAACATGTGATTTTCTATTTTGGCAAAACCCGCGATGACCTGCAGGAAATCTATCGCACCCCCACCCCCGAAGATGTGCACGAGCCGATGTTTCTGATCGCCAATGATCAGTTCACCGCCCGGGGCGGCTGGTGGGGGGCGGATGAAAAGACCCTGAAAGAGACCCTGGACCCGGAGAATGCCTTTATGCTGCGCAATATCACCGTGCGCGCCTTGCAGCCTGCGGTGACCCTGCGCATGCAGGACGGCGATTTGGTCAAAGACCCACGCGGCACAACCATTCTGGACACCAAGGGAGACGACGTGATTGTGCCCGGCGGCGGGTTTGACGTGCTGTCGCTGTCTGGCGGTCAGGATCTGCTGCGGCTGCGGCGCGACCGGCACAATAAGATCATTCTGGGCTTTGGCCCTGATGACCGGTTGCTGCTGGAAGGCTATCCCTTTGAGGATGCCGCTGATGCGCTGTCGCGCCTGACCCAAGTAGGAGAGGATGTCTGGCTGCCCAGCGGTGCTGACCCGGCCTGGCCGCATACGTTGATCTTCCGCGACACCCAGGTGGATCGGTTTGATGCGGCGCAATTTGAGGTGGTCTGGCCGATTGGCCGCGACATCTGGGTGGCCGAAGCCGCCCGCGCGACCCGCCCGGAATTTGACCAGGACAATGATGGCAAGCTGGCGGCCAAAGGCCCCGGGGCCTGGCTGAATGACCGCAGCGCCCCGGTGCAGATCACCGGCAGCCTGGGCACCGACCGCTTCATTGTCTCGCATCGAGAAACCCGCATCACCGAGCCCGAAAAAGGCGGCATTGATACGTTGATCACCTGGGTGGATTACACCGTGCCCCAACATATCGAACGCGCCATCGCCCGGGGCGACAACACCCGTCTGCGCGGCGGTGGCCCCTTTGGGCAACGTCTGGAGGCCGAAGCCACCCGAGTGTTTCTGGTGGGCGGCACCGGCAACGATCTTTATGTGATTGCGCCTGCGGCGAAATTTGTCACCGTCAACATCAGTGCCAACGGCGGCCATGACCGTCTGCGCGGCTTTGGCGCGGGGCACCGGCTGGCGATTGCCTCACAATTGCGGGCCCGGTCTGACCAATGGCAGTTGTTTACAGATCCCGAGGGCATGCGGGTGGATTTTGGTGACAATCAATCCCTGCTGGTCGAAGATATTGACCACGCCACCCTCAAACGGCTGCTGGGCCTGTCGTGA